A stretch of the Glycine soja cultivar W05 chromosome 13, ASM419377v2, whole genome shotgun sequence genome encodes the following:
- the LOC114381042 gene encoding putative disease resistance RPP13-like protein 1 produces the protein MALAMVGEALISASVEILIKKIASREFRDFFSSRKLNVYVLDELKMKLLALNAVLNDAEEKQITDPVVKEWLEELKDAVLDAEDLLDEINTDALRCEVEGESKTFANKVRSVFSSSFKNFYKSMNSKLEAISERLEHFVRQKDILGLQSVTRRVSYRTVTDSLVESVVVAREDDKEKLLSMLLYDDDAMSNDIEVITVLGMGGLGKTTLVQSLYNVSEVQKHFDLTAWAWVSDDFDILKVTKKIVESLTLKDCHITNLDVLRVELKNNLRDKKFLLVLDDLWNEKYNDWHHLIAPFSSGKKGSKIIVTTRQQKVAQVTHTFPIYELKPLSDENCWHILARHAFGNEGYDKYSSLEGIGRKIARKCNGLPLAAKTLGGLLRSNVDVGEWNRILNSNLWAHDDVLPALRISYLHLPAHLKRCFSYFSIFPKHRSLDRKELILLWMAEGFLQHIHEDKAMESSGEDCFKELLSRSLIQKDIAIAEEKFRMHDLVYDLARLVSGRSSCYFEGSKIPKTVRHLSFSREMFDVSKKFEDFYELMCLRTFLPRLGYPLEEFYLTKMVSHDLLPKLRCLRILSLSKYKNITELPVSIDSLLHLRYLDLSYTSIESLPTETFMLYNLQTLILSNCEFLIQLPQQIGNLVNLRHLDLSGTNLPEMPAQICRLQDLRTLTVFIVGRQDGLSVRDLRNFPYLQGRLSILNLHNVVNPVDASRANLKNKEKIEELMLEWGSELQNQQIEKDVLDNLQPSTNLKKLDIKYYGGTSFPNWIGDSSFSNIIVLRISDCNNCLTLPSFGQLPSLKELVVKRMKMVKTVGYEFYSSNGGSQLLQPFPSLESLEFEDMLEWQEWLPFEGEGSYFPFPCLKRLYLYKCPKLRGILPNHLPSLTEASFSECNQLVTKSSNLHWNTSIEAIHIREGQEDLLSILDNFSYCELFIEKCDSLQSLPRMILSANCLQKLTLTNIPSLISFPADCLPTSLQSLDIWHCRKLEFLSHDTWHRFTSLEKLRIWNSCRSLTSFSLACFPALQELYIRFIPNLEAITTQGGGAAPKLVDFIVTDCDKLRSLPDQIDLPSLEHLDLSGLPKLASLSPRCFPSSLRSLYVDVGILSSMSKQEIGLVFQCLTSLTHLLFKGLSDEDLINTLLKEQLLPISLKILVLHSFGGLKWLEGKGLQNLTSLQQLYMYNCPSFESLPEDHLPSSLAVLSMRECPLLEARYRSQNGKYWSKIAHIPAIKINEKVII, from the coding sequence ATGGCCTTAGCTATGGTGGGAGAGGCACTTATCTCTGCTTCTGTTGAGatcttaataaaaaagataGCTTCAAGAGAGTTTCGAGATTTCTTCTCCAGCAGAAAGCTGAATGTTTATGTGTTGGATGAGTTGAAGATGAAGTTGTTGGCACTTAATGCTGTTCTTAATGATGCTGAAGAGAAGCAGATCACTGATCCTGTAGTGAAGGAATGGCTTGAAGAATTGAAAGATGCTGTCTTGGATGCAGAGGATTTGTTGGATGAAATCAACACAGATGCTTTGAGATGCGAGGTGGAGGGAGAATCTAAAACATTTGCTAACAAGGTCAGATCAGTGTTTTCTTCTAGCTTTAAAAATTTCTATAAGAGCATGAATTCCAAGCTTGAAGCAATTTCCGAAAGGCTGGAACATTTTGTGAGACAAAAAGATATTCTTGGCTTGCAAAGTGTTACTAGGAGAGTCTCTTATAGAACAGTAACAGATTCGTTGGTTGAATCTGTTGTGGTTGCTAGAGAGGATGACAAGGAGAAACTACTGAGCATGCTTCTATATGATGATGATGCCATGTCTAATGATATAGAAGTGATCACAGTATTGGGCATGGGAGGTCTAGGAAAAACAACCCTTGTTCAATCCCTTTACAATGTAAGTGAAGTGCAGAAACATTTTGATTTGACAGCTTGGGCATGGGTGTCTGATGATTTTGATATTCTTAAGGTAACAAAGAAAATTGTTGAGTCTCTCACATTGAAAGATTGTCATATTACTAATCTTGATGTTCTTCGTGTTGAATTAAAGAATAACCTAAGAGATAAGAAATTTTTGCTTGTGCTTGATGACCTTTGGAATGAAAAGTACAATGATTGGCATCATCTAATAGCACCTTTTAGCAGtgggaaaaagggaagtaagaTCATTGTGACAACCCGACAACAAAAAGTTGCACAAGTCACACATACATTTCCCATTTATGAGCTGAAACCTCTTAGTGATGAAAATTGTTGGCACATACTGGCAAGACATGCATTTGGAAATGAAGGTTATGACAAATATTCAAGTCTAGAAGGAATTGGTAGGAAAATTGCAAGAAAATGCAACGGCCTACCATTAGCTGCTAAAACATTGGGAGGTCTTTTGCGATCAAATGTTGATGTTGGCGAATGGAATAGAATCCTGAATAGCAATTTGTGGGCACATGATGATGTTTTACCAGCTTTACGCATAAGTTATCTCCATCTTCCTGCACATTTGAAAAGGTGTTTTTCCTATTTCTCAATTTTTCCAAAACATCGTTCGCTGGATAGGAAGGAATTGATTTTGTTATGGATGGCTGAAGGCTTTCTTCAACATATCCATGAAGATAAGGCAATGGAATCATCTGGTGAGGACTGTTTTAAAGAATTATTATCTAGATCCTTAATTCAAAAAGATATTGCTATTGCAGAGGAAAAATTTCGAATGCATGACCTCGTCTATGATTTAGCTAGACTTGTATCAGGAAGAAGTTCTTGCTactttgaaggcagtaaaattCCAAAAACTGTTCGCCATTTATCATTTTCTAGGGAGATGTTTGATGTCTCTAAAAAGTTTGAGGACTTCTATGAGCTAATGTGTTTGCGGACCTTCCTACCACGTTTGGGATATCCATTAGAAGAATTTTATTTGACCAAAATGGTATCACATGACTTGTTACCAAAACTTAGATGCTTGAGAATACTGTCATTGtctaaatacaaaaatatcactGAGCTGCCCGTTTCAATTGACAGTTTGTTGCACTTGCGGTATCTGGATCTGTCCTACACTTCCATTGAAAGCTTGCCCACTGAAACATTTATGCTTTACAATTTGCAGACATTGATACTATCAAATTGCGAATTTCTTATTCAATTGCCACAGCAGATAGGAAATCTGGTTAATTTGCGTCACCTTGACCTCAGTGGCACTAATTTGCCAGAGATGCCAGCACAAATCTGCAGACTACAAGATCTTCGTACTTTGACAGTTTTTATTGTTGGAAGACAAGATGGACTAAGTGTTAGAGATTTAAGGAATTTTCCTTATCTGCAGGGTCGGCTTTCCATTTTGAACTTGCACAATGTTGTTAATCCTGTGGATGCATCTCGTGCCAATTTAAAGAACAAAGAGAAGATTGAGGAGCTTATGCTGGAATGGGGCAGTGAACTACAAAATCAGCAGATTGAAAAAGATGTACTTGACAACTTGCAACCATCAACTAATTTAAAGAAACTCGACATCAAATATTATGGTGGCACTAGCTTTCCAAATTGGATCGGAGATTCTTCATTTTCAAACATCATAGTCCTTCGTATTAGTGATTGCAACAATTGCTTGACACTTCCATCATTTGGACAACTACCTTCCCTCAAGGAGCTTGTCGTCAAAAGGATGAAAATGGTGAAGACAGTTGGTTATGAGTTCTACAGCAGCAATGGAGGTTCTCAGTTGTTACAGCCATTTCCATCGTTGGAGAGTTTGGAATTTGAAGATATGTTAGAGTGGCAGGAGTGGCTACCATTTGAAGGTGAAGGCAGCTACTTTCCTTTTCCTTGTCTCAAACGTTTGTATCTATACAAGTGCCCCAAGCTGAGAGGAATCTTGCCCAATCATCTACCTTCATTGACAGAGGCTAGTTTCTCAGAGTGCAACCAACTAGTGACAAAGTCATCTAATCTGCACTGGAATACATCAATTGAAGCAATACATATTAGAGAGGGACAAGAAGACTTGTTGTCTATACTTGACAATTTCTCTTATTGTGAACTATTCATTGAAAAGTGTGATAGCTTGCAGTCTTTGCCTAGAATGATACTAAGTGCAAATTGTCTTCAAAAGTTGACTCTTACAAATATCCCATCTTTGATTTCCTTCCCAGCTGATTGTTTACCCACATCATTGCAATCACTTGACATTTGGCACTGTAGAAAGTTAGAATTTCTATCCCACGATACATGGCATAGATTCACATCACTTGAAAAGCTAAGAATATGGAATAGCTGTCGTTCCTTGACATCCTTTTCATTAGCTTGTTTCCCTGCCCTTCAAGAACTTTACATCCGTTTTATTCCCAACTTGGAAGCAATTACTACTCAAGGTGGAGGAGCAGCTCCCAAATTAGTTGATTTTATTGTCACTGATTGTGACAAACTTAGATCACTACCAGATCAGATTGATCTCCCTTCCCTTGAACACTTGGACCTTTCTGGGCTTCCAAAGCTAGCATCATTGTCCCCAAGGTGTTTCCCTTCCAGTTTACGATCACTTTATGTTGATGTTGGTATACTATCATCTATGTCTAAACAAGAGATAGGTTTGGTATTCCAATGCCTCACTTCTCTGACACATCTTTTATTTAAGGGTCTCAGTGATGAAGATCTTATTAACACTCTTCTGAAGGAGCAATTGCTGCCTATTTCTCTCAAAATTCTGGTCCTGCACAGTTTTGGTGGTTTAAAGTGGTTGGAAGGAAAAGGGCTTCAGAATCTCACTTCTCTCCAACAGTTGTACATGTACAATTGTCCAAGCTTTGAGTCCTTACCTGAAGATCATCTTCCTTCCTCTCTTGCAGTACTCAGTATGCGGGAGTGTCCTTTACTGGAAGCAAGGTATCGAAGTCAGAACGGGAAATACTGGTCTAAAATTGCTCACATTCCTGCAATCAAGATAAATGAAAAAGTGATAATATGA